In Geminocystis sp. NIES-3709, a single genomic region encodes these proteins:
- a CDS encoding phycocyanobilin:ferredoxin oxidoreductase encodes MVISSSDLKSRLHPLINQLADAIITTWQENLTLFPYQLPEGLGYVEGKLQGEKLIIQNSCYQSKQFRKMHLELAKVGNNLDILHCVMFPYPQYPLAMFGCDIVAGKVGISAAIVDLSPTNADKTLSPDYQLLLSNLENPTFQDKRDLPTWGDIFSPFCLFIRPSNAEEEVLFLKRVKDFLTIHCQLAIKSSELSETEKLVYLEGQKNYCIQQQQNDKTRRVLEKAFGIEWAENYMNSVLFDIPSS; translated from the coding sequence ATGGTAATTTCTTCCTCCGACTTAAAAAGTAGATTACATCCCCTGATAAATCAATTAGCGGATGCCATTATTACCACTTGGCAAGAAAATCTTACCCTATTTCCTTATCAATTACCCGAAGGCTTAGGATATGTAGAAGGAAAATTACAAGGTGAAAAACTAATAATTCAAAACTCTTGTTATCAAAGTAAGCAGTTTCGTAAAATGCACTTAGAATTAGCCAAAGTTGGCAATAATTTGGATATTCTTCACTGCGTTATGTTTCCCTATCCCCAGTATCCCCTTGCCATGTTTGGTTGTGATATTGTCGCTGGAAAAGTAGGAATAAGCGCTGCCATTGTGGATTTATCCCCAACTAATGCAGATAAAACCCTATCTCCAGATTATCAACTACTACTATCAAATTTAGAAAACCCAACTTTTCAGGATAAACGAGATTTACCCACTTGGGGAGATATTTTTTCGCCTTTTTGCTTATTCATACGTCCCTCCAATGCTGAAGAAGAAGTATTATTTTTAAAAAGAGTAAAAGACTTTTTAACAATTCATTGTCAATTAGCTATAAAATCTAGTGAGCTTTCTGAAACTGAAAAATTGGTATATTTAGAAGGACAAAAAAATTACTGTATTCAACAACAACAAAACGATAAAACTCGGCGAGTTTTAGAAAAGGCTTTTGGAATAGAATGGGCAGAAAATTATATGAATTCTGTTTTATTTGATATACCCTCATCTTAA